In Chitinophagaceae bacterium C216, the genomic stretch TTTCATAATCTCCTTTATGTACATATAGATTGCCGCCATCCATTTCCCATATTTCGTTGCATACAGCATCGAGAAAATATCTGTCGTGCGTAACCAGTAAAAGCGTAAGATTTTCTTTATTAAGATAATGTTCCAGCCATTCTACCATCTCTACATCCAGATGGTTGGTAGGCTCGTCCATAATCAGTAGTATATGTTTATGCTCAAAACCGATATCAATAAGCGTTTTGGCTAATGCCACTCTCTTCTTTTGTCCACCACTGAGATGTTTCACTAAGGTGTCGAGCTGATGAATGTTGAGCTTGCCAAAAATCTGCTTCACTTTTGCCTCAAAATCCCATGCCTGCAATTCATCCATAGCCACAAGGGCTTCGGCTATGAGATCGGGATTATTACTTTCACTGGCCGATTCATACTTTTTAATGGCCTCTATGACCGGGCTGTTATGAAAGAAAATATTGTCTGCAATTGTTTTTTCAGGGTCTAAATCGGGCTCCTGTTCGAAAAGTACGATATCTACATCTTTATGAATCCATAGCTTTCCATTATCGGGTGTTTCCTTGCCTGCCAGTATTTTTAGTAAGGTAGACTTACCGGTTCCGTTGCGGGCTACAAGAGCAATTTTATCGCCTTCTTCAATGTGAAACGAGATATTGGAAAACAAAGGCTGGATGCCATAGCTTTTTTCTAAAGATTCCGCAGATACGTAATGCATGACTCAAATTATACTCAATCCTTCAATTATCAGTGTTGATGAACACTGATTAATGCGCAAAGGTAGGTAGAATGTACAAAGCATATTGCAAATATTACCCTAATAAAAATCCCGGAAAGGTGATCTGAAGTAGTGATACTTTGCAAGATTCCGTTCCGGGAAATAGCTATTAATGCTGTGACGCTTAATTAGAAAAATGCAGTTAGTTTTAAACCTAATCCTACATAGTTCATTTTTTCCTTTGCCTGAGCATTGAGATTCTCGTCCATATCATCATCGGCAATGATATCATTGAAGGTATATTTTACCGTTGAGTTCATTCTATGATAATCTGCATATGCGGTTATCCCAATACGATTATTGAATTTATAGGTGAGCGTAGTGCCGCCTCCCCATCTGAAACCATTGGAAGGTTTGTAATCTGCAATTTCGAGTTCATTAGTGGGAGTATCGATAAGATCGCTTTTAATGAAAATCTTACCGCTAGCGCCACTAGAATAGCCCATGGAACCTTTTACCATAAGCTGCAACCTGTCGCTGAGTGAATGCGAAAAGTAGGGGCCTACACTGAAATTGAGAAACCCTAACGATTGGGTTACGATATCATAAGTTTCAGGTTCATCATCTAATTCAAAGGACACTCCTTTCACTGGGAAACTGGTGAAGGAGAATGTACCACCCAACCCCCAGTTCTTTGTGAAGAAATAGGCTCCTTCTATTCCGGCCTCTAAGCCTGTTTCTTTCTTATCATCTAATTCAGATTCCTTCAGGAAATTGGTAGTAGATAATGCTGTACCTACTTTCAAGGATAAGAAGGAGGGTTTGTCACTGGTTCTATCTTTATACCCTAAGTAGTCGCCTTTGTTTTTATATATCTTGTCGATAAAGAAATAACCCAGTTCGGAAGACAAAATCCCAATTCCTGCACCGGCCAGCACGTCCGAAATCCAGTGTCTATTATTAAGGTTACGACCAAGAGCTGTAAAGGTAGCAGCACTATAAGCCCCGATACTGTAAGCCGGATTTACGAGTCCGTATTCTTTATGTAGGAAGGATGCATTGTTAAAGGCATTGGCTGTATGGCCAGAGGGGAATGAATTTTTTGTAGAACCATCGGGCCTTTCCACCTTAGCCGTATACTTAATAGAGTTTACAATAATAGCCATAATGGCAGCGCTACTGGCATAGGATAAGGTGGCTCTTCCCAGATTATTCCGTCCTTTAACGCCGGCAAACTTTAAACCAAATACGGTTGCTGCGGGAACGTATTGTAAATAGTCGTCATAATGTCTTCGGAAGGTGGGTATATAGCGGTTTCTTAACTCGCGAATTTTTTCTCTGTCATTCCATGTTGCAGCAGATGCCCCGAAAAGAATTGTTGGCGCCACTGCTTTTTTTACCCAATCTCTTTGAAAGAAGGTAGGATGGTCGGAGGAAAAATTATTTGCAAGCGTGGAGTCCTGAGTTTGTGCTTTTAGCAAAAGAGGGGCGAGAAGTGGGACGATGAATAATCGTTTAGTCATAATTGTTTGTTTTGATTGATAATGAGCGATAAAAATAAAAAAACTCTTTCGTTGGAGAAAGAGTTTTGAAGTAAAAGTAGTAACTCGAAATATGAGAGTTATATTGATTTTAAAAGTCCTCCATCTACCGGAATACTGGTTCCTGTGATATAAGAAGCTTGTTCTGATGCCAAGAATGTTACTAAACTGGCAAGTTCTTCGGGCTTGCCAAGTCTTTGCAGTGGGATGTCGGCCTCGGCTTTTTGTGTAATAGCTTCGAGGGTGGTATTTTGCGCCTGAGCTTGTAGTGTGAACAATTCTCTCAGTCTTTCGGTATCAAAATTACCAGTGAGAATATTGTTTACGGTAATGTTGTATTTGCCAACATCGCGTGCTAGTGTTTTACCCCAGGCTACTACAGCAGCACGGATGGTATTGGATAAGGCCAGATTGTCGGCCGGCTCTTTTACAGTGCGTGAGGTGAGGTTAATAATACGGCCGTACTGCTTTTCCTTCATGGCTTGCAATGCTAGGCTGGTAGTGTACTGCACTGTTTGGAAAAGTAACGAAAAGGCTGCTTGGTAGTCAGCATCGGTTTGCTCACTAACGGTTCCGGCTTTAGGACCATTGGTGTTGTTTATTAGGATATCAACACTATGACTGCTGAAGTAGTCATTCATGATAGCTTTATAGCGCCCGTAGTCTGAAAAGTCTGCAACAATATATCCGTGTTGCTGTTCTTCTGTCACGGGAAGTTCTTGCAACACCTTTTTGAGTTTTTCCTCATTGCGCGCCACAATGGTTACCGATGCACCGCTGGCTGCAAGCTGCATAGCAATAGCTTTTCCTAACCCTTGGCTAGCTCCTCCCACTAAAGCTTTACGGCCTTTTAAAACAATATTCATAGTTCCCTATTTTTATATGATGCTTATAAAAATTATAGGTTCCCTTCTGTTTTCAGTTTGTCGAAAAACTCGTCCAGATTTGTACCTAACGATTTTTCGAAAGAGGCTTTTAAGTCCTCGGGTTGCGGATGTTTATGCCGCCACTCTTTAAAGTATTGCTGAAAAGCTGCATCCAACTGATCCTTTCCAAAGCGTTTTTCCATCTCGTAAACCCAAACGGCTGTTTTTATATAAGATATAATGCCGTATTCTTCTGATGACTTAAAATTGGCAGCAGGCTGGTCAATCACCTGTGTCATCGGAATCTGTTTCATGGCATTATATAAAAGCGACTGGAATTGATTCAGTGGCAACTTTTTCAGTTCGGGGGGGATTTGATCTCCAAATATGGAGTTATATCGGTGCTTTTCGGCTTCATATCGAAACTGATAATAGGTGTTGAGACCTTCATCTTGCCAAGTGTGTTCTCTTTCATTGCTCCCCAACATACTCATAAACCAGTTGTGGCCGATCTCGTGTGCAATCACACCGTCCAAATACTCTTTGCTGGCTCCTGGTACTGTAATCAAGGTAATCATGGGATATTCCATACCGCCACTGGAATTGTTTTTAGGGCCTTCAAAAACTTGCACGGTGGGATATTCGTATTCGCCGATAGCCATGCTATAAAATCTGGTAGCATCTTTGGCATAGTCCACACTGTTTTTCCAAATAGTTTCAGGTTTATTTTTATAGTAGGTAAATACATCTACAGTTTTTCCTGATGGAAGTACCAATGTATCGTATTGAATTACGACATTCTTTTCTGCAAACCATGCAAAGTCCGGAACGTTTTTCGCAATATAGGTAAGTGTTTTATTGCCGGGCTTGCCTTGGTATAACTGCGGAACTGTATCGCGGTAGGTAGCGTTGAATGTGCCTATTTTTTTGTATTGCTCCCGTTCGTCTTCATTTTGTAACACACCGGTAGCACCTACTACATATTCTCCCGGAAGTGTAATATTTACTTTAAAGTTTCCGTATTCACTGTAATATTCACCCATGCTTAGATAAGGAAACTCATGCCACCCTTTTTTATCAAACACTGCGGGTTTGGGATACCATTGGGTAGCCATGAACTGACCATCGGCATAACCCGATCGTGAAAAATAGGAGGGGAGTTTTACGTAGAAATCTGTTTGAATATTGGTAGACTCTCCCGGTTTTAATCCTTTTGGGAGTACTACTTTAATAATGTCGATATATTGAGGATTGCTGTGCGGTTCGGTTTTCGCTGCTTTGCCGTTTAATTTAAAGTTGAGTCCATCGATATATCCATAAGTAATGCTCGATAAATCTTCTTGTGAGGTAGGATCAGTTTTTATTTGCTGGAACAAAGCGGTGCTGTCGTGTTTATAGGCATTAGGCCAGATGTGAAACCAGATGTAGTTCAGGGTTTCCGGCGAATTATTTTTGTATTGAATACTGATGTTGCCTTTTAGGGCATTGGCTTTGTCATCGAGTGTAACATTTATTGTGTAATCTACATCTTGCTGCCAGTAGGTATTACTATCCTGACCATACACAAAGAGTACGGAACACCAGATTACAATAGTTGAAAAAATGTACTTCATACAAAATGCTTAATGTTGTTAATTGAAATAAAGTTTATAATATAGGTTAGAATGCGAAGATGCAATATATTGTTTAAAAGAAAAGCTAATAGCGTCTGTACTTAGTTTTGGGATGAGGAGTAGTAGCGAAAAAACGTACCAGCAGCAATCCTGCTAGAAAACCACCTACATGGGCTGCATAAGCTACTCCGCCGCCTTCTCTACCCAAGTTGCCCATACCTTCTAACACTTGTAGGGCTATCCACAGTCCTAGTGCTATAAAAGCATTCACCCTTATAACAAAGGGAAAAACGAACATGCGAATACTATTGCGGGGAAACAATATCATATAACCTCCCAAGACGCCCGATATAGCACCCGAAGCGCCAATACAGGGAATATACAGACCACAATGAGTATAGTAGGCCATAAATACATGGGCTGCGGATGCCAACACGCCGCATAATAGATAAAAAATAAGATAGCGTAAATGTCCCATGGCGTTTTCCAGATTATCGCCAAAAATCGAGAGATATAACATATTACCTATAATATGGGCAATACTACCGTGCATGAACATTGCAGTGAATATGGTGCCATATATGTTGATGGGAGTATGCAAAAGACCACCTCCTACAATATCTCTTCCTGTAAGTATTTCTTCAGGAATAAGTGCGTAGCTCATCAGAAACGCCTCGTTGGAACCTAATCTTTGGGCAAATATGAAAACGACCACGTTAATGATAATAAGCAAATAATTAATGAACGGAGTTATAGTACGACCGGTGTTATCATCTCCAATAGGAATCATATTGCTTATTTTATTTATGAAAGATAAAATTTATAAAGCAGATTCGCAGGAATTTATCGGATAGCATTACTCCAGATAAGCAGGCACAGTAAAATTACCATCAATAAAATGAAAGCAGGCTTCCAGTTTTCCCAAAACATATTTGATTGCAGTGTGTTTTCTCTTTTTTTAAGCGTTTCGGTATGATTAGAAGGAATTAAGCGTACCCTTTCTAATAAAGCAAGCTCATCTACTGCAGGCAAAATATTGATGATTCGTAAAAATTCACTCACGATTGCGTCATTAATGGAAATCTCATTGTGCTCCTGTAATATCGTTATGTTTCTATCGGATAACAATTCAAGCAGTTCGGTTTTAACGCCTTCTTTATTCATGCGATACTGGTCAATATAACTTAGCCGGGTACTGGTATCCAGTACTTCGGTAAGGATGTTTTCGGGGGTGATAATCGCATTTTGAAAGGGATTACCTTGTGCTTTGGCAAGCCATCTATCCTGTAAATATTGTTCTTTATTAGCTGGATTAGACAGTATTTCGTAAGCTTCTTTAATCAGTTCAAAATGCGCCTGAGCTCTTTTATTACCCGGATTTTTATCAGGATGATAAAGATGTGCTAGTCTTCTATAGGCTGTTTTGATTTCAGCCAATGTGGCGGTAGGAGATATTTGTAATATTTCGTAATAATCAACGGTCATTTATGCTACAAATATGCCAATTCTTATGCTTCGCTCCTAAATTTTTTTGTGAGGGAAGGTTTTCTTGTAGCATCCTGATATTCAAAGGTTTCTTACGTGGGTCGCGATTTCTAAATGCAAAAGTTATCCTAAAAAGAATTAGGAAAAATAATTTAAGAGCGGTTCAAGCAACTTTACAGCAATCTATGCGTCATTAATACAGAAGCGCGCAGCTCAAACAATACTTGTAACAGCAATAAAACGTTTCGATAATGAAAAGAATTATAAAATCGTTGGGACTAGGAGTATTGGTGTTGGTAGGTGCATTGATGGCACGTCCCGTTGAAGCACAACCTCGGGTAGGCGTAAGTATAAGCTTCCAGACCTTCTACGATGCTCTGAGTCCTTACGGAGAATGGATCGATTATCCAGAATACGGTTATACTTGGCGTCCTCGAGTAGGAGCTAATTTCCGTCCTTATGCAACCAACGGTTATTGGATTTATACCAACGATTATGAATGGATGTGGTATTCGGATTATGAGTGGGGGTGGGCTCCATTTCATTATGGTCGCTGGTTTTACGATCCCTTTTATGGATGGTTGTGGGTTCCTGGATATGATTGGGCCCCGGCATGGGTAGTATGGCGTGGTGGTGGTGATTACTTTGGCTGGGCACCATTGCGTCCGGGTATCAGTATCTCCATTGGAATAGGAACATACAATCCGCCTTACGACTACTGGACATTTGCTCCCAGTCGTTATATGACTTCGCGGTATATTTCTAGGTACTACTATCCGTATCGCAATAATGTTACCATTATTAATCGTACCACTATCATCCACTATCATGGTAACCGAGGTGGCAGAGGCGGACATTATATCTCAGGCCCACGCAGAACCGATGTGGAAAGATATACTGGACGTATACGCCCTTTGAGCGTACGTAATTCTGATAGGCCGGGAAGGGCATCATTGAGTAGGAATGCGGTATCGGTGTATAGACCTACTGTCGAAAGAAGCAGTAAAGCTACTTATGCTCCTCGAACCGTGCAACGTTATGATAGGAGTGCTATAGCCCCTAGTCAGGCAAGAAACGATGGAAATAATTCGCGTAATACTAATCGTTCCGAATTAAGCAGGGATAGAAATGTGCGGGTGAATACTCCTCCACGTAGGGAAGATGCCATTCAAAACAGAGGAGCCGTAGGGAATAATGATATAAGAAGTAATAATAACCGTCGTATTACTGATAACGCGTCCAGAACGAGGGAAAATAATATAGGCCGTACGGAGCAAATGCAAAGACAAAGGGTGGAGCATGAGCAAAGAGCCCGTGAGGCAAGACAGCGCAGTGAGCAGGAACGTCAGGCACGTATTTCGGAAATGAGGCAGCGAAATGAAGCCGCCCAACAACAGCAAAGAGCCGCTGAGGCTAGACAGCGTAGTGTTCAACAGCAACAACAGCAACGTCAGGCCGAAGCTCAAAGACGTGCCAGAGAGGTACAAGCGCAAAGGCAATCGGCCCCCCGAGTGGAAAGCCGGTCGCAGAGCCGTAGCTTCGAAAGCCGTAGTAGCAGCTCCGCCCCTAGTCGTTCAGCAGCACGCAGCGAGAGAAGCAGCCGTTCTGATCGTCGGTCTAGGTAATGAAATAAGGCTTTAGTTTTTTATATATTTAAGGTTTAGGAATCGGCTCCATTTTTATGGGGCTGTTTTTTATTGTTGCCCGGGAAGATGTAGAGTATGTTTATTTTGATTATTTTAGCAGATTATGAGTTATAAGATGATTCAGACCATGCGTTGGTATGGTCCTAACGATGTTGTTTCGCTAAGCGACATTCTGCAGGCAGGAGCCACCGGAGTTGTTACAGCGCTACACCATATTCCCGTGGGCGAGGTATGGACTTCAGAAGAAATTCAGAAAAGAAAAAAAATTATTGAAGATGCCGGCCTTACTTGGGATGTGGTGGAAAGCTTGCCTGTACACGAGGATATCAAAAAAAGAGACGGGAATTACAAAACCTGGATCGAGAACTACAAAATCAGCCTGAAAAATCTGGCTGAAAATGATATTCGTGTAGTTACTTACAACTTTATGCCGGTGCTGGATTGGGTAAGAACCAATCTGGACTATCCTACAGAAACAGGAGCCCTCTGTTTGCGTTTCGGATGGAAAGAGTTCATTGCATTTGATGTCTTTATACTGAAACGCGCCGGGGCGGAAAACGATTACGACGAAGCTGCCGTAAAAAAGGCTAAAAAATTCTTTGACGGCCTTAGCTTGAATGAAATTGAAAAGCTGAAAGTTTCCTGTTTAATGGGGCTTCCGGGATCCGATGGTCTGTTTACTACCGAGGAAGTGTTATCGCTTTTAAACGAGTACGGAAAAATATCTCCCGAACAACTACAGCAAAATCTATTCGACTTTCTGAATGAAATTACGCCTACAGCCGAAGAGTACGGAGTGCAACTGGCAATTCATCCCGATGATCCTCCCTATCCGATATTGGGATTGCCGCGTATCATGAGCACTGATGCACATATTGAAGCGTTATTTAAAAATGTGCCTTCCAAAAGTGCAGGGCTCTGTTTCTGTACAGGATCCTATGGAGCCCGTAGGGATAATGACCTGCTGGCAATGATAAAAAAATATGGAGATAGGGTGTACTTCCTACACTTGCGCAGTACCGAGGTGGATGAGGAAGGCAATTTCTTCGAAGCAAACCACCTTGAAGGTAAAGGCAATCTTATCGAGATTATCCATTATGTAACGCAATTACAGCAGGAGCAACAGCGCCGCATTCCCATGCGCCCCGATCACGGCCATCAGATGTTGGACGACTTGAATAAAAAAACCTATCCTGGATATTCAGCTATAGGTAGATTAAAAGGGTTGGCAGAAATACGAGGCGTGGAAGAAGCTATTCATAAATTAAAGCTGTAGCCTACGCTATAAAAGCATATAAAAGAAAGGCCTGCAATATAAGTATGCAGGCTTTTTATTTAGATATAGATGTATCAAATTCAGATCATCTTTGATTAAGGGCTTCCTCTAGTTTCTTCTTATCTAATTGTTTCTCCCAATTGGCTACCACTATCGTTGCTACCGCATTGCCGGTAATGTTGGTTAGGGCACGGCACTCACTCATGAAACGATCGATCCCCAAAATTAAAGTCATTCCAGCTATAGGCACTTCGGGTACAACTGCCAGTGTCGCTGCTAATGTAATGAAACCCGCACCACTTACTCCAGCAGCTCCTTTGGAGCTAAGCATGGCAACAAGCAGCAATACAATCTGACTTTCTAAGGATAATTCGATATTACAGGCTTGTGCAATGAATAAGGCGGCCAATGTCATATAAATATTGGTCCCATCCAGATTAAAGGAATAGCCTGTAGGCACTACCAACCCTACGATAGATTTGGGGCATCCTGCTTTCTCCATCTTCTGCATAAGCATGGGCAGGGCAGCCTCTGAAGAGCTGGTTCCTAACACCAGCAATAGTTCATCCTTGATGTATTTAAGAAATTTGAAAATGGAAAACCCGTTATATTTTGCTACAGCTCCCAACACAACCAGAACAAAGAAAATAGATGTTGTATAAAAGGTAATAACTAGCATGAGCAGATTGCCAATAGACTCTATCCCGTATTTTCCAATAGTAAAGGCCATGGCACCAAAAGCTCCTATGGGAGCTAGTTTCATTAGAATAGCAACAATTTTGAACACAGGATAGGACAACGCTTCCAGAAAATCCAGTACAGGCTTGCTATGGGGCAGTGTTAATGAAATAGATATTCCAAACAAAATGGCGATTAATAGAATCTGCAGAATATTATCTCCCGTAAGCGGGCTTACGAGTGTTTTAGGGATGATGTCGAGAATAAAGTTGATAAGGGAGCTTTCATGTGCTTTGTCGACATATTTTGAAATCGCCGAGGCTTCTAGTGTGGCAGGGTTGATATTTAATCCTTTGCCGGGTTGTACAATATTGCTTACTAGCAAGCCAATGATAAGAGCCAGCGTAGAAAAGGTAATGAAATAGATAAACGCTTTGGAGGCGACACGCCCTATTTTTTTCATGTCGTTCATCGATGCAATAC encodes the following:
- the bacG gene encoding NADPH-dependent reductase BacG, with the translated sequence MNIVLKGRKALVGGASQGLGKAIAMQLAASGASVTIVARNEEKLKKVLQELPVTEEQQHGYIVADFSDYGRYKAIMNDYFSSHSVDILINNTNGPKAGTVSEQTDADYQAAFSLLFQTVQYTTSLALQAMKEKQYGRIINLTSRTVKEPADNLALSNTIRAAVVAWGKTLARDVGKYNITVNNILTGNFDTERLRELFTLQAQAQNTTLEAITQKAEADIPLQRLGKPEELASLVTFLASEQASYITGTSIPVDGGLLKSI
- the aarA gene encoding Rhomboid protease AarA, whose translation is MIPIGDDNTGRTITPFINYLLIIINVVVFIFAQRLGSNEAFLMSYALIPEEILTGRDIVGGGLLHTPINIYGTIFTAMFMHGSIAHIIGNMLYLSIFGDNLENAMGHLRYLIFYLLCGVLASAAHVFMAYYTHCGLYIPCIGASGAISGVLGGYMILFPRNSIRMFVFPFVIRVNAFIALGLWIALQVLEGMGNLGREGGGVAYAAHVGGFLAGLLLVRFFATTPHPKTKYRRY
- the dnaJ_1 gene encoding Chaperone protein DnaJ: MTVDYYEILQISPTATLAEIKTAYRRLAHLYHPDKNPGNKRAQAHFELIKEAYEILSNPANKEQYLQDRWLAKAQGNPFQNAIITPENILTEVLDTSTRLSYIDQYRMNKEGVKTELLELLSDRNITILQEHNEISINDAIVSEFLRIINILPAVDELALLERVRLIPSNHTETLKKRENTLQSNMFWENWKPAFILLMVILLCLLIWSNAIR
- the uxuA gene encoding Mannonate dehydratase gives rise to the protein MSYKMIQTMRWYGPNDVVSLSDILQAGATGVVTALHHIPVGEVWTSEEIQKRKKIIEDAGLTWDVVESLPVHEDIKKRDGNYKTWIENYKISLKNLAENDIRVVTYNFMPVLDWVRTNLDYPTETGALCLRFGWKEFIAFDVFILKRAGAENDYDEAAVKKAKKFFDGLSLNEIEKLKVSCLMGLPGSDGLFTTEEVLSLLNEYGKISPEQLQQNLFDFLNEITPTAEEYGVQLAIHPDDPPYPILGLPRIMSTDAHIEALFKNVPSKSAGLCFCTGSYGARRDNDLLAMIKKYGDRVYFLHLRSTEVDEEGNFFEANHLEGKGNLIEIIHYVTQLQQEQQRRIPMRPDHGHQMLDDLNKKTYPGYSAIGRLKGLAEIRGVEEAIHKLKL
- the dctA1 gene encoding C4-dicarboxylate transport protein — its product is MIQGVASSPYKKKKFYQILYVQVLIAIVIGILLGYFYPSLGEKMKPLGDGFIGLIKMIIAPVIFITITVGIASMNDMKKIGRVASKAFIYFITFSTLALIIGLLVSNIVQPGKGLNINPATLEASAISKYVDKAHESSLINFILDIIPKTLVSPLTGDNILQILLIAILFGISISLTLPHSKPVLDFLEALSYPVFKIVAILMKLAPIGAFGAMAFTIGKYGIESIGNLLMLVITFYTTSIFFVLVVLGAVAKYNGFSIFKFLKYIKDELLLVLGTSSSEAALPMLMQKMEKAGCPKSIVGLVVPTGYSFNLDGTNIYMTLAALFIAQACNIELSLESQIVLLLVAMLSSKGAAGVSGAGFITLAATLAVVPEVPIAGMTLILGIDRFMSECRALTNITGNAVATIVVANWEKQLDKKKLEEALNQR